Within Eremothecium cymbalariae DBVPG#7215 chromosome 3, complete sequence, the genomic segment TTAAATCATGGGTCAGTTACTCTCCCATCCTTTAACTGAGAAGACGATAATATACAATTCTTACTCTACGGAAACACATTTTCAATTGCAAGTACCGCAGCAACAAGAGAGTCTGAAACCTCAAAATTCCGGGGAACGTCGTCACCGTCATTTACATTTGCGTCGTCATAGCCACGATACTAAACCTTGTGATGCAGCTCCTTCAGCGTCGAAGGGAGCTAATAACTCAACTTTGACATTACCGAAGGAGGCTCGGCATATACAATTCTATAACTGCGTGGGATCTATGCAGGGTTACCGTTTGACTCAGGAGGATTCACACCTAGTGGCTAACTGCGAGAGCCAGTTAGTAGTTAAGTTCCGCAATCCTTtaaatgatgatgttgtGGAAACGATCTATCTTTCGGTATTTGGTGTATTTGATGGTCATGGTGGTGATGAGTGTTCTCAGTATTTGGCTACATCCGAGCAGGGTTTACTCAAATGGATAAAATATAGCTTTGAAAACCATAAATATGGGAGTGCTTTATCTAAAGCAGATACCAACGAGTCTAATGTGCGCTGCTTTAAAACTTTACAAGGACTTATTTGtcaaatattaaaagaTTCGTTTACATTGCAAGATCAGGATCTTCATGGTCATTTTGCAAATGCTTCCTGTGGCTCTACTGCTGTAGTTGCCGTGATAGTTAATGGTAGTACACTATATGTTGTCAATTGCGGCGATTCCCGTTGCATACTCTCTTCCAAGAGTAAATGTATTAAGACAATGTCTTTTGATCATAAACCTCAACATATTGGTGAGCTTATCCGCATAAATGACGATGGTGGCACAGTATCATTAGGTAGAGTGGGGGGTGTATTAGCCTTAAGCAGAGCTTTTGGCGATTTCCAGTTTAAAAGGAGCGTTGCATACAAAGACTCGCAACTCAATAATCCAgttataaataaaaagttcGTCCCCTGGGCAGAAGCACAAGTAACTGTTGAACCAGATTTATTGGTACATAAGATAGATTATTCCAGAGATGAGTTTTTGGTATTAGCATGTGATGGAATTTGGGATATATACACCAATAAAGCGCTTGTACAATTTATCAAGTATCACCTAACACTCGGATCAAAGTTAGACGATATTGTTACGAAGATGTTGGATCATGGTATAGCACGTGCAGATTCGAATACAGGTGTTGGTTTTGATAATATGACTGTTATagttttgattttaaataGACCTGGTGAAACCTTAGATCAATGGTATTCTAAGAT encodes:
- the PTC4 gene encoding type 2C protein phosphatase PTC4 (similar to Ashbya gossypii ADL377W), whose product is MGQLLSHPLTEKTIIYNSYSTETHFQLQVPQQQESLKPQNSGERRHRHLHLRRHSHDTKPCDAAPSASKGANNSTLTLPKEARHIQFYNCVGSMQGYRLTQEDSHLVANCESQLVVKFRNPLNDDVVETIYLSVFGVFDGHGGDECSQYLATSEQGLLKWIKYSFENHKYGSALSKADTNESNVRCFKTLQGLICQILKDSFTLQDQDLHGHFANASCGSTAVVAVIVNGSTLYVVNCGDSRCILSSKSKCIKTMSFDHKPQHIGELIRINDDGGTVSLGRVGGVLALSRAFGDFQFKRSVAYKDSQLNNPVINKKFVPWAEAQVTVEPDLLVHKIDYSRDEFLVLACDGIWDIYTNKALVQFIKYHLTLGSKLDDIVTKMLDHGIARADSNTGVGFDNMTVIVLILNRPGETLDQWYSKMKARLEREKGLF